The Larus michahellis chromosome 16, bLarMic1.1, whole genome shotgun sequence genome has a segment encoding these proteins:
- the TTC34 gene encoding tetratricopeptide repeat protein 34, with translation MSPQELAALLCKEGDHHLAQQELPIATAFYTAAFSCSAPTAVESVNSLDKGLWEKVIATLEMWCKGKSQIPKIQSKNLAIVSLSVGIAAIFLSTLSPDNVVSLLYKLETLLRRGCSEEVVSKCNTLLKANPKYSVELLLLRALARVLSGTQLRKGVADYIQAFVMDRAEAVAYVCTKQKEHLPQVIQAFSNYLSTYQKESPDHSSLDQWLGNCYDFLSAVAPDDVCVCRVQAAYLFKKSKYEECVAVCSKALKGFSADNNLKDEKALGLLLERAAAYFFLGGRMQEMMQDLGEAFAATPAQAMKHFEELFSPRDAERIEEQARAVLEVKFAAYREAVRTRTELRSNHGTELLPSVIQTVQFLLQISPGSKRELRVRLADCHLLHGHIRTALDICDHLLAEEQKTYCNTLLALRGFCSLHVHDHQQALQDFQKVIEHDSPHPNSCIKALCGRGLIRISGGSHYLTALDYITACQLKMEETIFTIKSYVPWNQRGLLLKVLQEEGQKMLQKKRDAPGVYQLASLLVELDASDEASQILCADALYQMGCAEEAHKLLLLALSRNPQRSPILARLALLQLKKGFMYDGNQLLKKVIKIGDTSCLLPIMDIFKDEDRKLMQTHCHFRALTILKDKQEDADIKEAIAYLSFAIIASGGYAEDCLLIRARCYGRLGQKKTAIFDYNAILKEDPRNVQALSGRGFIYLALKQQKEAVQDLISALKVEAGVVIPAILSLKHEARGLITQWLLQHGRTALTELVATKDLSKEETCGDLLVIAKALIKICKDTQCHIFYADVLIVNGRYEEALEHLHEEFGHSFADDFASARLAVLQLKRRNVPVAAHSFSILAKKDEKELGFLLNFVDAKQQQHLAQVAAQEGKVLIKEYRYEKALGYYTLAVLTSKDNPKYLRKRAACLTHLKKYDKALKDMEKVIQKHGHSSLQTRVEDHCSKGHLLLSMAEEEAAVKEYIEALQLDESMALCCITNGPGVEILTKTFHKIAQYNFEVQHYEEAWKITDYGLKIDKNTELKKLKTRLKREASSCSIH, from the exons ATGTCACCTCAGGAGCTTGCTGCACTGCTCTGCAAAGAGGGGGACCACCATCTTGCCCAACAGGAGTTACCAATAGCCACTGCTTTCTACACAGCCGCCTTCAGCTGCAGCGCCCCGACAGCGGTAGAGAGTGTGAACTCCTTAGACAAAGGGCTCTGGGAAAAAGTGATAGCTACCCTGGAAATGTGGTGCAAAGGCAAGAGTCAGATTCCCAAGATCCAGAGCAAGAACTTGGCCATTGTCTCCCTCAGTGTGGGAATAGCTGCCATCTTTCTCTCCACTTTAAGTCCCGACAACGTGGTATCCTTGCTATATAAACTGGAGACCCTGCTCAGGCGAGGATGCTCGGAGGAGGTGGTGAGTAAATGCAATACCCTGCTCAAGGCTAACCCAAAGTATTCAGtggaactgctgctgctgagggcatTGGCACGGGTGCTGTCAGGAACACAACTTAGGAAGGGAGTTGCAGACTATATCCAGGCCTTTGTGATGGATCGGGCTGAAGCAGTGGCCTATGTGTGTACTAAGCAAAAGGAACACCTGCCACAGGTCATCCAGGCCTTCTCTAATTATCTCTCAACGTATCAGAAAGAAAGTCCAGACCACAGTTCCTTGGACCAGTGGCTGGGCAACTGCTATGACTTCCTGTCTGCAGTAGCACCGGATGATGTCTGCGTTTGCAGGGTGCAGGCAGCttacctctttaaaaaaagcaaatatgagGAGTGTGTGGCAGTTTGTAGCAAGGCCCTCAAGGGCTTCTCAGCTGATAATAATCTCAAAGATGAGAAAGCTTTGGGTCTGCTCTTGGAACGGGCTGCTGCATATTTCTTCTTGGGTGGACGGATGCAGGAAATGATGCAGGATTTAGGAGAAGCCTTTGcagcaacccctgcccaggcaaTGAAACACTTTGAAGAGCTTTTCTCACCACGTGATGCTGAGAGGATAGAAGAACAGGCTAGAGCTGTCCTGGAGGTGAAGTTTGCAGCATACAGGGAGGCTGTGCGTACTCGGACTGAACTCAGAAGCAATCATGGTACTGAGCTGCTCCCTTCTGTCATCCAGACAGTCCAGTTCCTCCTTCAGATCTCCCCAGGGTCCAAACGTGAGCTCCGTGTTCGGCTAGCAGACTGCCATCTCCTGCATGGACACATCAGAACTGCCCTGGATATCTGTGACCACCTCTTggcagaagagcagaaaactTACTGCAATACTCTCTTAGCATTGCGAGGATTTTGCTCCCTTCATGTTCATGACCATCAGCAAGCCCTGCAAGACTTTCAAAAGGTGATTGAGCATGATTCCCCACATCCTAACAGCTGTATTAAAGCCTTATGTGGGCGCGGACTTATCCGGATTTCTGGTGGCAGCCATTACTTGACAGCCCTGGATTATATCACAGCTTGCCAGTTAAAGATGGAAGAAACCATCTTCACAATCAAGTCCTATGTGCCGTGGAACCAAAGGGGACTGCTGCTAAAGGTTCTCCAAGAAGAAGGACAGAAGATGCTCCAGAAGAAGAG agatGCCCCTGGGGTTTACCAGCTGGCTTCTCTCTTGGTGGAGCTGGATGCTTCTGATGAAGCATCACAGATCCTTTGTGCTGATGCCCTGTACCAGATGGGCTGTGCAGAAGAAGCTCACAAGCTCCTCTTACTAGCACTCTCCAGAAATCCACAAAGGTCTCCTATCCTGGCTAGACTCGCACTTCTGCAACTGAAGAAAGGTTTCATGTATGATGGCAACCAG CTGCTAAAGAAAGTGATCAAAATTGGAGATACCTCCTGCCTCCTGCCAATCATGGACATCTTCAAAGATGAAGACAGGAAGTTGATGCAAACTCACTGCCATTTCAGAGCGCTGACCATCTTGAAGGACAAACAGGAGGATGCTGACATCAAAGAGGCCATTGCCTACCTTTCCTTTGCCATCATCGCTTCAG GTGGTTATGCTGAAGATTGCCTTCTCATCAGGGCTCGATGCTATGGGCGCCTCGGTCAGAAGAAAACTGCTATTTTTGACTATAATGCCATCCTAAAGGAGGACCCTAGGAACGTGCAGGCTCTGAGTGGACGAGGATTCATTTACCTTGCTCTGAAGCAGCAGAAG GAGGCAGTGCAAGATTTGATCTCGGCACTGAAGGTGGAGGCAGGAGTAGTGATCCCAGCAATCCTGTCTTTAAAGCATGAAGCCCGAGGGCTGATTACTCAATGGCTTCTTCAGCACGGCAGGACTGCATTAACTGAGCTAGTTGCTACTAAAGACCTGTCAAAAGAAGAAACCTGTGGGGATCTTCTTGTGATTGCAAAAGCCCTAATTAAAATTTGCAAGGACACACAATGTCACATCTTCTACGCAGATGTTTTGATTGTAAATG GAAGGTATGAAGAGGCCCTCGAGCACCTTCATGAAGAATTTGGCCATTCTTTTGCTGATGACTTCGCTAGTGCAAGACTAGCTGTGCTGCAGTTGAAGAGGAGGAATGTGCCAGTGGCAGCTCACTCATTCAGCATCCTGGCtaagaaagatgaaaaggagTTGGGGTTTCTCCTGAACTTCGTAGACGCCAAGCAACAGCAGCATCTCGCTCAG GTAGCAGCCCAAGAAGGAAAGGTGCTGATTAAAGAATATCGCTATGAGAAGGCTCTCGGTTATTACACCCTGGCTGTCTTGACAAGCAAAGATAATCCAAAGTATCTCAGAAAGAGGGCTGCTTGCCTTACACACCTGAAAAAATATGATAAAGCTTTAAAAGATATGGAGAAAGTGATCCAGAAGCATGGCCATAGCAGCCTTCAAACACGGGTGGAGGACCACTGCTCGAAAGGACACCTGCTGTTGTCAATGgctgaggaagaagcagcagttaAGGAGTATATTGAGGCACTGCAGTTAGACGAATCTATGGCATTGTGCTGCATCACGAATGGCCCTGGCGTTGAAATTTTAACCAAAACATTTCATAAGATTGCACAATATAATTTTGAAGTGCAGCATTATGAAGAGGCCTGGAAAATCACAGACTATGGTCTTAAAATTGATAAAAATACTGAacttaaaaagctgaaaacaagacTTAAGCGAGAGGCATCAAGCTGTAGCATACATTGA